Proteins encoded within one genomic window of Setaria italica strain Yugu1 chromosome IV, Setaria_italica_v2.0, whole genome shotgun sequence:
- the LOC101755405 gene encoding very-long-chain 3-oxoacyl-CoA reductase 1: protein MTESVQAWFFLLLAFVGGVSAAAFSFRLLGYLAVSLRRPRDLRRRYGAWAVVTGPTSGIGRSVALKLARKGLNLVLLDLSAANLQETSDMIRSRHGVKTRTVVFDLSLVGTPQGDDSMRRLRAAIDGLDVGVLVNNAGVARPSVAYLHEADVEEWVRMLKVNLWALTEVTAAVLPGMVERGRGAVLNMGSASSEAIPSFPLNTIYASTKRYVAKFSRSLYVEYRNKGIDVQCQAPFFVATRLVSSAVRDNWLSAFVPTADAYARAAVRWIGHGPLCTPNVGHQLLWCLAGVLPDAAHDWLRLRGNLRLRALSRKARAAAANCGVKTDSDPAKKLSSEIG from the exons ATGACAGAGTCGGTACAGGCATGGTTCTTCCTGTTGCTGGCTTTCGTGGGCGGCGTCTCCGCCGCAGCGTTCTCCTTTCGCCTCCTCGGCTACCTTGCGGTCTCCCTGCGCCGGCCGAGGGACCTACGCCGCCGGTACGGCGCGTGGGCAGTGGTAACAGGCCCGACATCCGGCATCGGCCGGTCCGTGGCTCTGAAGCTCGCGCGGAAAGGCCTCAACCTCGTCCTCCTCGACCTCAGCGCCGCCAACCTCCAGGAGACCTCCGACATGATCAGGTCTCGCCACGGCGTGAAGACCAGGACCGTGGTATTCGATCTCTCGCTCGTCGGCACCCCTCAAG GCGACGACTCCATGCGGCGGCTCCGGGCGGCGATCGACGGCCTGGACGTCGGGGTGCTGGTGAACAACGCCGGCGTGGCAAGGCCGTCCGTGGCGTACCTGCACGAGGCCGACGTGGAGGAGTGGGTGAGGATGCTAAAGGTGAACCTGTGGGCGCTGACGGAGGtcacggcggcggtgctgccgGGGATGGTGGAGCGCGGCCGGGGCGCCGTACTGAACATGGGCTCGGCGTCGTCGGAGGCCATCCCCTCCTTCCCACTCAACACAATCTACGCCTCCACGAAACG GTATGTTGCCAAGTTCTCAAGGAGCCTTTACGTCGAGTATAGAAACAAAGGGATCGATGTGCAGTGCCAG GCCCCATTCTTCGTGGCGACCAGGCTGGTGTCGAGTGCCGTGCGGGACAACTGGCTCTCGGCGTTCGTGCCCACGGCGGACGCCTACGCCCGCGCGGCGGTGCGCTGGATCGGGCACGGGCCGCTCTGCACCCCCAACGTCGGCCACCAGCTCCTGTGGTGCCTCGCCGGCGTCCTGCCCGATGCCGCGCACGACTGGCTCCGCCTGCGCGGGAACCTGCGTCTGAGGGCCCTGTCCCGGAaagcgagggcggcggcggctaatTGTGGAGTGAAAACTGACTCCGATCCCGCCAAAAAATTGAGTTCTGAGATTGGCTAA